TCTTACTACCGTTATCCATACCGTCAGTCAGCAAGATAGCGATCTTGGATTTGGATTTGGATTTGCTCATCATATTGTAACTTTGCACCAAAGCATCCTGAATGGCTGTACGTTTTCCGTTGATCATCCCGATATACTGCATAGATATGATCTTCTGTAAAAACTCCTTTTCAAACGTCAACGGAGAAGCCACGAAGGAGATTGCTCCAAAGCTCACTAATCCGATACGATCATTTTCACGTTTACCTATGAAATCCTCAACTACCTCTTTAACCACTTCAAACTTATTTTTCAATGGATCATCAGCATCAAATCCACGCTGCAGCATAGATTCACTTGCATCTGTGATCAGTACGATATCACGTCCCTCTTTTTTAGTATTGGTATAGCTATGGGAAAGTACCGGCGAAGCCAGTGCAATGATCGCCGAAACGATTCCAAACCATTTGAGAAATTGAAGTAATGAACTTTTATGTACACTGCTGGCTACCAGTTTTTGCACATGGGGGAAGAAGATCGCGCGACTTCTCTCTTTACACCATTTTGCACAGATCAAAAACGGAATGATCAACAATAGTAAAAAGGGAAACTCAAAACTAAATTGACTCATCCGTAATCCTCACAAAGAGATGAAATTGATTGAGTGTATCTTGGTCCACATCATTAACCATTTTCTTATATTTGTACTTTTCCAACATCGGTTCAAGTTGACTGAAAAGTTCTTTTCTTCTCTCATCGGTAGCCAACAATCTTGCATATTTGGTTGCCTCATATGCAGCATGCTTGCTATCCGTCCAATCTATCTGCTTTAGTCTTCCCAAATACTCTTTTGCAAGGTTGATCTTACGGTTCTCCCAAAACTTTTTTACTACGAAAAACAGTATCCCCAGTCCCAGTAAAACAAAAAATCCTATCAAACCCCAATAGACATAAAAGGAGTTGTCCGGTATCTCCAAAAGCGGCTTGATATCTCTTAATTGTGCAGACGGATCAGATGGCTGTTGCGGGTTCATTATACTCTCCTCATTGATTTCATCAATTTTAATGCAGGGTCTTCATGTGTATAGACTTTGACAAAGCGTACTCCCTGTTTCTTAAACTGTTTATACAACTTCTCATCATTCTGGTGGATCGCTTTTTTATATGCATTCAAAGCGCCTGTATTGATATCACTTTCGAAACTTTTTTTGCTCTCCATATCAATCAGCCTTAGATAACCAAGTTCGCTTGGATCTTCTTCAAACCGATCCCTGATGATCACAGCAACAACATCATGTTTTACACTCAAAAGTTTGAGATCGATATCTCCGATAAAGTCTGAAAGGATAAAAAGCAAAGACTTCTTTTTGAGACGGGTGTTGAGCATCTCTGTGAGTTTGTCAAAATCTGATTCTTTTCCTAACGGTTCAAACTCTGTGACATCTTCTACTGCTTTATGAATAGAGAAGTGTTTTTTACTTGGTTTACTGCGTTCATAGAGCGTATCGGCAAAAAGAATATGGGTAAAAAGATCACTGTTTTTCACAGCAGAGAATCCAAGGGTTGCAACCAGTTCAGCCATAATATCACTCTTTTGCTTCACGGTGCCAAAGTACATCGACCCGCCAAGCATCGAAACTACCACAACATTGAGTTCCCGTTCCTCTTTATAGATCTTAACATAAGGTTTTCCCAGCTTCGCCGTGGTCTTCCAGTCGATCTTTCTGACATCATCGCCATAAACATATTCTCGGAGTTCTGCAAACTCAAACCCCTCACCTTGGAATAATGAAGCATTATTTCCAAGCATGTCACCATAGACCTGCTTTTTGGTTTTGAGAACGATCTTTTTAGCTGCTTGATTCATACTTTGATACCTATGGGATCGGTACTGCCGCTAAAATCTTTTCAATGATCATATCTTGTGTGATATCTTCAGCCTGTGCTTCATAGCTGAGGATGATACGATGCCGAAGGACCTCTTTGGCGATATATGCCACCTCGATAGGTGAAACATAATCCTGACCTTTTAAGTAGGCAATTGCACGTGCAGCCTTATACATATCGATACTTGCTCTTGGACTTGCTCCAAACTCAATATAAGATTCAAGCTCTTCAAGCCCATATTCTTTTGGTTCACGTGTTGCATGCACCAGTTCTATGATATAAGCTTCAACCTCTTCATCCATATGTACCCCAAGTGCTTCTTTACGGATCGTCTCAAGATCATCAAGACTTGCAACCTGATGGATCTCCTCAAAACCGTTATTGGCTACCCTTCGGGCGATCTCCAGCTCCTCTTCTTTTGTGTTATAGCCTACCACTACTTTCATCATAAAACGATCCAGTTGTGCTTCAGGAAGCTCATACGCTCCCTCTTGTTCTACTGGGTTTTGTGTAGCCATAACCAAAAAAGGAAGATCGATCTTAAAAGTATCATCACCGATGGTCACCTGACGTTCCTGCATTACTTCGAGTAATGCCGACTGTACCTTCGCAGGTGCACGGTTGATCTCATCGGCCAAAAGAAGATTAGTGAATACCGGGCCTTTTTTGATCTTGAAAGAGTTATTGGAAGGATCATAGATCTCTGTTCCTATAATATCTGAAGGAAGAAGATCTGGAGTAAATTGTACACGCTTAAAGTTCAGTCCAAGTGTCTTAGACAGTGCGTTTACCGCTGTAGTCTTTGCCAGCCCGGGAACACCTTCCAGAAGGATATGCCCTCTACATAAAAGACCAGCCAACAATCCTTCAACCATTTTATCTTGTCCGACAAGAACTTTGGAAATTTCTTTTTTAATATTTTGTATGACCTGACTCAAAGTACGCTCCTAATCGAATATTAGAAAAAAGTATACTTATGTCAAGTTAATTGAAAGTAAATCATACCTCTATAGGTATAAAAAGTTTAAGAAAAGAGCTTTAGAAGGTAGTTTGTAAACACTACCTTCTTTCTTTTTAGATTATTTAATTAGAAATCGTATGTTACCCCGAAACTAATCACATACAGATCAACATCACCTCCACCGGCATTTTGTTTGTTCACCAAAGGTACTTCGTAATCTATAAAAATTCCCCACCCCTTCTCCTGATCTGCTTGACCGTCAAATGCTCTATCGTAAATTGTGTATTCTTCTTTATCATCTTCTTTACCTGAAAGATCATATTCAATACCTACACCCCACGAAAAACCGCTCTCATCCATAGCTGCTCTCTCATACGATCCGCCGATCTTTGTCTTACCGTATCCTAAAAGTCCATACACATTGAAATCTTCACCTACCGGAGCCATTGGTTTAAGAAAGATTCCAAAATGGTGTTCAAGCTCTGCGCCTTCGGCTTCCCAACCTGTCCATATACCTCTGGCTTCAAGCCCGATATGCTGGTTATACTCATATCCGCCACGAACCATCATTCCGTAGGTAATATCTTCAAACTCACAGTTGCTTCTGCATCCATTATAGTTGAGTTTTACCAGACCTACCCCCATGTACCAAGGAGATGGATCACGAAACTGAGGGATCTCTGCTACCGGTGACAGAACAGGAGCAATATTCTTTCCTCCTGCATACAATGTATTTTGTAGGACCATCGCTGCTATTGTTGTCCATACAAGTTTATTTCTTATATCTCTCATCCTAGTACCCTCTACTTTCTTCTTCTTTTCTTATAAAGTACAGCCCAGACAAAGCTGTCATAAGTGCCATAAGCAGCATGCCGAGACTACTCATCGTATCTCCACTGTCTGATTTTTGCGGTGAATCACAATAGCTCACGGTCAGTGTTGCAAAATTGGATTTTGTGCCACTGTAATCTACTACACTGTACTCAATTGGGGTAGGATCATCTTCAAAGCCGATTTCAGGTATAAACATCACTGTTCCATCCGTATTGACGATCCACTCTCCCTCTCCCGGTACGATCAAAGACTTGTTATCATCACTCATTTGCGCATTTGGAAGTTCATTTATAAATCCATCCGGTAAATGAAGTACGACGCTTGAGGTGTTAATGTCCCCGTTATCGTTGTACAGATCATTGAGTGTCACTACTGTACCGTAGTCATTATCCAATCTTTCATCATCACGTACCAGTAGTGGGTAGTTAATCGTTACAGTTGCACGGTTAGTTGTATTGCCTTTGCTGCATCCTACTTGATATTCAATAGGCGTAGGGTCACCCACAAAACCTGAATCAGGGGTAAAGGTGATATCACCTTTAGTATCTACCATCCATACACCTTCTCCCTCTACAACCAACATATCTGTAGTGGCGTTCGTTTCCGGATCTATAATCGTTACAAATATCAGATCACTACACAAATTCTCTTCAGATGCACAATACTCTGTCAGTTCAACAGAATCAAAACACAGACTGTCATTATCCAGCACCGAGACGCTCTGTGGTGTACCCGGTGCATCCGGTGTATTAAGTACATCATCGACAGCTGCAGGATAATGAATGACCACCTCAGCGATATTAGAGGTATTGACTGAACCGACAGCATTTTCTTCACTGACCGTATAGTGGATAGGTGTTGTATATCCTGCAAAATTTTCTACTGGAGTGAAGGTGATCGTTCCATTATCTTCTACTCTCCAGATCCCCTCACCCTCTACTACCAACTCTTTACCACTATTGATCACACCTGCATCAACGATCACTACACTTAGAGGATCAAAAGGTTGAGAGGTGTTAATATCATTTGCGAGTATTTCAATATTGATCACTTGATTTATCACGCCTGTTGCATTATCATCATTGGCTACCGGTGGATAATCTACGGTGATTGTTGCCTTATCATAGTTACCCCAACTGTCTTCAACAATGTACTCTATTGGTGTTGGATCACCTACAAATCCTTCTTCCGGAGTAAAGATGATCACACCATTTTCCACACTCCAGGTACCTTCACCTGGAACAACAAGCTCATTGATTTCATTGCCTGTATTTGGATCGATAATACGAACCGAGTTTACATCTAGAGCTGACGTACCGTTACTGTCATTACCTGTTACATCTAGTTGTACCGGATCCCCTGTCTGCCCGGAATGAATGTCATCATTAGCCGTAGGCCCTGTATCATCATTTTCGATGATACCTGTTCCTGTATCAGATGTATCCCCGACTTGACCGCTGTTGAGTGTACTTACAGACAGTGTAATAGTCTCATCTGATTCTATATAGCCATCATTTGTAGTAGGTACTTGTACAAGAACACTTGTACTGCCAGCAGGAATCACTACTGTGATAGTTACCGGTATATAATCACTGTCAGCAGTTGTAGCTGTACCGTCACTTGTAATAAGCGTAAGGTTTATATCTTCATAACTTAGATTGGTAAGGTTCACCTCAAAGCTTAATATATCACCTTCAATTTTGCGTTCATCACCGATGATGACATTTGGTACAGTATCATTATCCATGATCGTTCCAGTACCGTTATCATCATAATTACCTACACTTCCGGCATCGACACTTTTTACTGCAAGTGTCATATATTCATCCAGCTCGTAGGTCGTATCTTCCAGTGAAGGGATAATAGCTTGTACACTTGTCTGCCCGGCAGGAATCGTTACACTGATAGATGTTCCGTTGTAGTCTGTCCCTGACAGTGCTGTAATATCAGCCGTACCCAGTGTCAAATTGATATCTCTACTGTACGGGTAGGTAAGATTGACATCAAATATAAGATCTTCTCCTTCATAAACCGTGACATCTCCTATGATCACATCAGGAGCAGCAACAATTTTCACAGTTACTGCCGCTGTTGCTATATCACCGTTCTCATCTACGATCGTATACATAAACGTATCAAACCCGCTAAACCCAGGGTTTGGCGTATAGGTTATAGAAGCATTTGCTTCGATTACCACCGTACCGTTTGCAGGGTTAGTTGCATCAATGACTGTCAAAATATCATTATTAGGATGGGTATCATTGTTTGATATACTGATCGTTACCGGTATATCCTGATCTGTTGTCTGGGCATCTGCTACTGCATTTGGCACAGGATCCAAAATAGCTGCCACCCGTATAGACACAATGGCTGTATCTACTGATCCTTTCTCATCGGTGATCTCATAAATAAATGTATCATAACCTACAAATCCCACTGGTGGAGTATAGGTTACTGTCCCGTCAGGATTGACTACAACTATACCCCCTAACTTACTTGTTTCATTGATATCTGTAATATTGAAGTCGTCTCCTTGAAGATCATAGTCATTGATCATCACAGGGATATCTACACTTACATTAATCTGTGTAGTCGCACTGTCTGCCACTGCTGTCACTGAATTACTTGAAAGGTCATCCAGATCCGTTACAGTGATTACAACAGTTGTTGTGTCTGTACCGCCATTTCCATCACTTATCGTATATGTGAAAGTGTCCACACCTGTAAAATTATTCTCCGGGGTGTAGATCACTGTACCATTTTCATCCCAAAAAACTGTTCCATGACTGCTGCTTGTATCAACATTAATGATCACCAACCTATCATATTCAGGATCATGATCATTATTCAAAACCGATACGGACACAGGTGTATTGATAGGTGTAGATTGAGAATCTTCCTCCGCAACAGGCTGTGTAATAAGTATCGTTATATTTGCATCATCACAGTTACTTGGATTGATCTTATCACATATTTTATACAGAACTGTATACTCACCTATTGCGATACCTGAAGGTACTGTGACATTACCATCCTGATCAATACTTATACCGTTCACTCCTCCATCATCAATCACAGAGATATCTACATCCCCTGCATTTACCTGCACTGAATTAAGTAGATCATTCGTAAGTACATTTCCAGCGATACCTCCTGCTTGTGCATTGATAGGATTATTGCGTAAGTCATCATCTACTGCATCGATAACCGGTGCCAAGACTGTAACCGTTACATTGGCATCATCACAATTTGTTTGATTTAGATTTTCACAGATCGTATAGGTCTCACTATAGGTACCTGCAGGAGTAGCGGAAGGAACTGTAGCAGTACCTGTGAGAGGATCGACATCTAGATATGGTGTTAGATCTGTAACATTAGTGATATTGGCATCATTACCCAGTGTAAACGCTATGCCATTTAGTGTATCATTCGCAGTAACATCTACGATAGCTGTTCCACCACTATATCCATCTACAGAATGATTGCTGTCATTATTCGCAATGATAGGTAAAACTGCAGCTGGAACAGAAATAGGTGTCGTTGCATTATCCTCCACAGGTCCAGGTACCTCTGTAGTGCTCACAGATGCTACGTTTACCAGGTCAACACCCGCATTAATGTCTGCCTGCTTTACTGTATAGCTTGCAGTGTAGGTCCATGATTCTCCCACATCGAGTATACCTATTATGCCTGCATCACCTGTCGGTAAACCAAGTGCCGGTGTTGACCCATCTGGCATCGTATCAGTGATATTGATACTTGTCAGTGCAGTATTCCCTGTGTTGGCTACGACGATCTCATATACTAATACCTGATCAGCTGCTGTAACCGGATTTGCTCCAGATGTCTGTGTCTTAGTTACTGTAAAGCCAGGACTTGCAACTAATGTACTGTATGCATTCAAATCTTCTACATATCCGCCTGCAGGTACAGTCACAGTGGTTGGATCAGAGTGCCCACTATATAAGGTTAAACCAGCATCTATAGCATTTGTATCATAATCTACGATCCAGTTCCCTGCTTCTACAGTACGAGAGAAATATCCATCGGAGTCAGTGAACACAGTATAATATCTCGAACTATTGCTATCATCAGTGATATTTACTTCTACTCCAACAAAAGGAACATCTCCAAAATCATAAACATGATTGTTGTTTGTATCTTCAAAGATGTATCCCTCTATCAAACCATCTGCACCGTCAATAACAGTTACATCTTCAGCAGTACTACTTAGTTCATCATACTGTGTTACAGAGATATTGGCCTCACCAGTTATAGCATAGACAGCATTTTGGTATGTTGCAGCACCAACCGTATTGTCGATCTGTGCTGTAAACTCTATTGTCACAATTCCACTTGCTGGCACTTTGATCCCGCTCCATATAGGTTGTGAAGGATAAGTCGCATCTATTGTTACAGGGGAAAGGCTGCCATTGATATTTGTTGTAACATGATAAACAAATCCTGCTGGAAGTATATCTGTAACATTTACATCAGATACATTGATATCCAATGTATTGGTAATAGTAATCGTATAATTGACATTTTCAGTAGCACTTGTCGGTTGAACAACCAACGGTGTTGATGTACTCTTTGTGACTTTGATCCCACCAAATACAGTTGTTATCTCATCACTGTTATTACTTTCCGCATTGTCAACTGTGTCATTGCTTACGATATGCGTAGTAAGTGTATAATTTCCTCTAGTTGATGGGAAAACAGTGATCTGATAACTACCGCTCTGATCCGGAGTTACCGTTCCGATATTCCAAACCACATTACCACTGTTTCCTTCTGCAGGGTTTGCATCTGCCGGTATTTCTGAAGCATAGTACTCCATACCTGTCGGGATATTCACTGTCAAATTGGTATCGGTAGCATCAGAATCACCATGATTGCGATATACGACATTGTAGATGACACTACCAATAATACTATCTCCTGTATTGACGGTAACAGCATCAGCAAGTTCTATAGTCGATCCTGTGATTGATAGGATTTCCGTATACAGCCCTCCTATCTTAATCACATCTCCTGTTGAGAACCCTGCAGTATCATCAATTGTTATTGTAGTGGCCCCTGATACATTCTGTTCTACCGTCGCCATAGGATAAGTACCACTTACTGGGCCAGAGATATCAACTGTAAGATCTATACCCGCATTTACTGTAACTCTAGCATTATCTATATCACTTAGTGCATTGCTTGCAGAGATTGTTGCCACAGCCATAATATCGGTCGTACCACTAGGCATAGTTTCAGCAATCACCGCATCAAAGGTAAATGTACCGCTTTCTCCTGATGCTAAAATATCCAGATCATAGATAATCTGATTGTTCGTACCATCAAAACTTACACCTGCAGGTAGTGAAGCAGGGTCTATCATCGTATAGTTTGGCGCAGGTATCACTATCTTTGTATTATTTGCATCTGCTGAACCTGTATTATTATAATCTACCGTACAGGTGATTGTCTCACCCGGAAACTTCGTATCGGAATCCGGTACAATAGAGATATTAAGTACAGGGTTACCGCTCAACGTAATACTAACCGTATTACTCGTACATCCAGATACGTTTGTAGCTGTACAATACTCATTATCAGAAATTACCGCAGTATTATCAAGTATCGTTACCCCTACTGGTACACCTGAAGAAGAAGCCTTCATCTCATAAGTCAGCGTCGCTACCTCTCCTTGAGCCAAACTACTGATCTCCCAGCTTAGATCAGGAGTGTTAATATCCGATGGTACTACAACCCCTGAACCATCTGTACTTCCA
This is a stretch of genomic DNA from Sulfurovum zhangzhouensis. It encodes these proteins:
- a CDS encoding AAA family ATPase codes for the protein MSQVIQNIKKEISKVLVGQDKMVEGLLAGLLCRGHILLEGVPGLAKTTAVNALSKTLGLNFKRVQFTPDLLPSDIIGTEIYDPSNNSFKIKKGPVFTNLLLADEINRAPAKVQSALLEVMQERQVTIGDDTFKIDLPFLVMATQNPVEQEGAYELPEAQLDRFMMKVVVGYNTKEEELEIARRVANNGFEEIHQVASLDDLETIRKEALGVHMDEEVEAYIIELVHATREPKEYGLEELESYIEFGASPRASIDMYKAARAIAYLKGQDYVSPIEVAYIAKEVLRHRIILSYEAQAEDITQDMIIEKILAAVPIP
- a CDS encoding DUF58 domain-containing protein, translating into MNQAAKKIVLKTKKQVYGDMLGNNASLFQGEGFEFAELREYVYGDDVRKIDWKTTAKLGKPYVKIYKEERELNVVVVSMLGGSMYFGTVKQKSDIMAELVATLGFSAVKNSDLFTHILFADTLYERSKPSKKHFSIHKAVEDVTEFEPLGKESDFDKLTEMLNTRLKKKSLLFILSDFIGDIDLKLLSVKHDVVAVIIRDRFEEDPSELGYLRLIDMESKKSFESDINTGALNAYKKAIHQNDEKLYKQFKKQGVRFVKVYTHEDPALKLMKSMRRV
- a CDS encoding outer membrane beta-barrel protein, producing MRDIRNKLVWTTIAAMVLQNTLYAGGKNIAPVLSPVAEIPQFRDPSPWYMGVGLVKLNYNGCRSNCEFEDITYGMMVRGGYEYNQHIGLEARGIWTGWEAEGAELEHHFGIFLKPMAPVGEDFNVYGLLGYGKTKIGGSYERAAMDESGFSWGVGIEYDLSGKEDDKEEYTIYDRAFDGQADQEKGWGIFIDYEVPLVNKQNAGGGDVDLYVISFGVTYDF
- a CDS encoding vWA domain-containing protein, which encodes MSQFSFEFPFLLLLIIPFLICAKWCKERSRAIFFPHVQKLVASSVHKSSLLQFLKWFGIVSAIIALASPVLSHSYTNTKKEGRDIVLITDASESMLQRGFDADDPLKNKFEVVKEVVEDFIGKRENDRIGLVSFGAISFVASPLTFEKEFLQKIISMQYIGMINGKRTAIQDALVQSYNMMSKSKSKSKIAILLTDGMDNGSKIPLEDVVKMINKQDIKLYVIGIGYPNRDYDANYLKVLADAGGTQAYGAKDASELNRIYEEIDKLEVTKIDDKRVVQHTYLYIYPLLFAILSLLFFIYFRNSKGV
- a CDS encoding Ig-like domain-containing protein, whose amino-acid sequence is MSLLNRFFVFVFILFSIQLNADPYPPAWGTNGDGAAVHFKPAPWPQKNEWKPYSRFGESINDPRTGDTSNGGTRPQNYVNIASSCTDKAEPSIYYYLYKDPTDPANDVIMFRWRVEQIANTYATGPNAGAYSNVDPWGSALWTVFFDIDGDGYRDIAAHLDGSSGAPGVAIDRIFGIYGNIPTQSIDYINDPENIKLLGHNPTAFTDGSTILNFDGNAANPTTDWSTIIAAPDTKKVWDYGTTRSSYNQDSPCQEYYIDYQIPMSMIDASSYGGPKLERDTPISMLFCTANSLNNPFQKDCAINNDWIADPNKPGPFGDYISFSKEEPYEQPIVDDIGASGCNPTVLTAKVKDVIAIVDGEAISSVSDVIFFYYRDDNGDGVANDGNEWTQIAAPAIRTSFTDWMVNWDSTELFKGQYLIGVQAIDNPTIVDDDMNASAKINRTFSYLSEAEVNASILAAGATYTDGNEIWHANPDITGVKSISLAVNTCGVAPTIEKYASIENLLAGEDVNFTIDINNSTGFDLYVSQISDVLPNGFSYKSLVSLEHNGAPITTSSAPLAGETGTISWSFDEIVPDGGQIKLIFTAQATTTSGSYTNTAYAQTSYGTILSDPIPIHVDGARISLSKTPSSYFVAPGESLVYTLGYANDSSIVVTGTELNDTLPIGVSCNTYSINGGAAIDCSGMGNTINIPLGILGAFESGSVEMNVTVDISYSSTTLLNSAILTVTAPDGSDVNKTAESKIGVDIPIAAFTLEKTSDIDFVSLNNNVEYTLTYTNYGDADAMGVMLTDTLPIGMTYISSVPSAIDNGDGTYTWDLGTVAAGSSSSVTIITEATEDALVTGVFTGENPARNNAELSWSGPAGGGSVDAYKDVGIDSETCQAFYYTDITGDVGNAGTQLLAQSSIINASTEHNVTFSTNNATEHVGTYYMEPVASTAINSADYTRFEILLNYTSSVVANVNFTVAVYDYNPADGTTILIQSGLTAGSNGNSNKTILMSVTNPYTIPAGHRILWDINATSSKVTTLSFNVNNMQNRSLLCKTAPAAMSISKTVDLANVTAGIDTAVTYTIDYANISGTDVTNVIITDILPSNVTITSSTPTVTSYVGQVATFDIGTVASGTGGQVIINAVIGAAATGTLSNFVALSSDNAEDVNDTAMTSVGPLSSMAPSLTISKTVDKTYVSAGEILTYTLKVVNTGGEATGITVTDTIPQKSYFDYVDSSIAGSTDGSGVVVPSDINTPDLSWEISSLAQGEVATLTYEMKASSSGVPVGVTILDNTAVISDNEYCTATNVSGCTSNTVSITLSGNPVLNISIVPDSDTKFPGETITCTVDYNNTGSADANNTKIVIPAPNYTMIDPASLPAGVSFDGTNNQIIYDLDILASGESGTFTFDAVIAETMPSGTTDIMAVATISASNALSDIDNARVTVNAGIDLTVDISGPVSGTYPMATVEQNVSGATTITIDDTAGFSTGDVIKIGGLYTEILSITGSTIELADAVTVNTGDSIIGSVIYNVVYRNHGDSDATDTNLTVNIPTGMEYYASEIPADANPAEGNSGNVVWNIGTVTPDQSGSYQITVFPSTRGNYTLTTHIVSNDTVDNAESNNSDEITTVFGGIKVTKSTSTPLVVQPTSATENVNYTITITNTLDINVSDVNVTDILPAGFVYHVTTNINGSLSPVTIDATYPSQPIWSGIKVPASGIVTIEFTAQIDNTVGAATYQNAVYAITGEANISVTQYDELSSTAEDVTVIDGADGLIEGYIFEDTNNNHVYDFGDVPFVGVEVNITDDSNSSRYYTVFTDSDGYFSRTVEAGNWIVDYDTNAIDAGLTLYSGHSDPTTVTVPAGGYVEDLNAYSTLVASPGFTVTKTQTSGANPVTAADQVLVYEIVVANTGNTALTSINITDTMPDGSTPALGLPTGDAGIIGILDVGESWTYTASYTVKQADINAGVDLVNVASVSTTEVPGPVEDNATTPISVPAAVLPIIANNDSNHSVDGYSGGTAIVDVTANDTLNGIAFTLGNDANITNVTDLTPYLDVDPLTGTATVPSATPAGTYSETYTICENLNQTNCDDANVTVTVLAPVIDAVDDDLRNNPINAQAGGIAGNVLTNDLLNSVQVNAGDVDISVIDDGGVNGISIDQDGNVTVPSGIAIGEYTVLYKICDKINPSNCDDANITILITQPVAEEDSQSTPINTPVSVSVLNNDHDPEYDRLVIINVDTSSSHGTVFWDENGTVIYTPENNFTGVDTFTYTISDGNGGTDTTTVVITVTDLDDLSSNSVTAVADSATTQINVSVDIPVMINDYDLQGDDFNITDINETSKLGGIVVVNPDGTVTYTPPVGFVGYDTFIYEITDEKGSVDTAIVSIRVAAILDPVPNAVADAQTTDQDIPVTISISNNDTHPNNDILTVIDATNPANGTVVIEANASITYTPNPGFSGFDTFMYTIVDENGDIATAAVTVKIVAAPDVIIGDVTVYEGEDLIFDVNLTYPYSRDINLTLGTADITALSGTDYNGTSISVTIPAGQTSVQAIIPSLEDTTYELDEYMTLAVKSVDAGSVGNYDDNGTGTIMDNDTVPNVIIGDERKIEGDILSFEVNLTNLSYEDINLTLITSDGTATTADSDYIPVTITVVIPAGSTSVLVQVPTTNDGYIESDETITLSVSTLNSGQVGDTSDTGTGIIENDDTGPTANDDIHSGQTGDPVQLDVTGNDSNGTSALDVNSVRIIDPNTGNEINELVVPGEGTWSVENGVIIFTPEEGFVGDPTPIEYIVEDSWGNYDKATITVDYPPVANDDNATGVINQVINIEILANDINTSQPFDPLSVVIVDAGVINSGKELVVEGEGIWRVEDNGTITFTPVENFAGYTTPIHYTVSEENAVGSVNTSNIAEVVIHYPAAVDDVLNTPDAPGTPQSVSVLDNDSLCFDSVELTEYCASEENLCSDLIFVTIIDPETNATTDMLVVEGEGVWMVDTKGDITFTPDSGFVGDPTPIEYQVGCSKGNTTNRATVTINYPLLVRDDERLDNDYGTVVTLNDLYNDNGDINTSSVVLHLPDGFINELPNAQMSDDNKSLIVPGEGEWIVNTDGTVMFIPEIGFEDDPTPIEYSVVDYSGTKSNFATLTVSYCDSPQKSDSGDTMSSLGMLLMALMTALSGLYFIRKEEESRGY